The stretch of DNA CCGTGCCCGACGTCCATGTTTGTCATCACGATCGGAACATGATCGACGCGAGAAAAATCGTCCATCGCATTGTCGTAAGCAATATCAGAAGGGCCACCCATGATATACAAGACAGGTCCATGGAATTTCTTCAGGTTATCCTTGGACAGATTTGGCATCGTCGCCAACGGTGAACGAGTCGGCAAGATTCCACTGTTGCAAACCACGGTGGTCGTGATTCTCGGATCGCCCGAGATTTCGATCGCTTGCAGTCCGCCACATGACATTCCCATCGCGGCGACCTTTGTCGTTTCTACCTTTCCAAAGTAGATGCTGTCACGTTTGGCATTCTGTGTAGTGATCCAATCCAATGCGGCAAGTAGTTGAGAAGAATGTGTCCGCTGGCGAGACAGTTCGCTGCGATGGTCTAACTGATCGAGAGGTCCAACGCCGAGAACAATGTAGCCGTGCGATGCAATTTCATTGAGAAAGTTCTTGTGTTCCTCGGTCGTGTTTGCACATGCGCCATTGCCCCAAAGGAGTACCGGTAGGTTCCGTTCACTGCCAAAGGGGGACAAGTTCTTTGGACGAAAAATCGTCATTCCTGAAAGCGTCGGCGACTCCGTTGCAATCGCCGAAAAGGGGCCCCGGCCACCATCTTCAACTTCCACCTGATTTGGTGAATCGAGTTCTACATCGACATCATCGTCCGTGGCTAAGTCAATGATGCTGGCATAGGCAGGCTTGGGATTATTGTTAGCGTCGAAGAGTAGCGGGTGCTGCCCCCAGCGCCAGGTACGTCGATCGTTCAGGCCCCAAAACGTAACGCGTTCAATAACGTCTTCGTGTTTCTTGAAGATGGCAAACAGTTTGGCGTAGTCGTCGGCTTGCGCGTTCAGATCGTCCAGGGAAGGAGGAACACTGCGTCGGAAGCGACGCCCGCCGAATTGTCCGCCGGACTCGCCACGGATCGTGACGTCGAGTTCGGTGATACTGACCTTCAATCCTAAGGATGCGTAATCGATGATGGCTTTCTCGATGTCAGCAAACGGAACCTGCCCACTGCGCCAGTGACCTTGAATCCCAACGGCGTCGACAGGGGCTCCATCGGCGAGAAGTCGCTTTAGTAGCACCATCGAACTTGCATGCTTGGGGCCCGATTCGATGTTGTAGTCGTTGTAGTAGAGCGTGGCCTCGGGATCCGCTTGGCGAGCAAACTGAAACGCCAGGGTGAGGAACTCGGGGCCCAGGCTCTGCAACCAATTCGAGTTTCGAAGATTTTCTGTTTTCGCAGTTTCTGAGTCACCACCGTCGTTGATCGCTTCATTAACAACGTCCCAGCTTTGTAGTTTTCCTTGGTAACGTCCCGCCAGCGTCTCAATGTGCTGTTTCATTCTCCGCTTGATCGTCTCGAAATCGCTGCCCTTGAAAAACCAGCTTGGCGTCTGCGCGTGCCAAACCAATGTGTGGCCATGGATCGTCATGTCATACTTTTCGGCCCATTCCACCAGGGCATCGGTCGGTTCGAAGTTCCAACGGTTTTCGGCCGGATGAACTCGTTCGGGCTTCATGCAATTCTCGGGCGTGATCGCAGCAAAGTGCTTCGCTGTTAGTTCCAGCTCTTCGTCTGAATAACGCGAGGGCAGGTCGCCCGCCATGCCGATTAAGAACGAGTCGTGAAAAGCATCTTTGATATGGCGATCAATTCTCACTTCGACCACGGGTGCAACGGACTCTTGAGATGTCGGCTCAGGTAACTCGCGAGTGGCGATTGATTCTTGGCCACCCCGTTCCCCAATGGGTCGAATCAGAACAAGTTCCTTCCCGTTGAGTTTACCGCTGTACTCGATGCGAAATTCTCGCTCGCCGAACTGACGGACTTCTGTAAACGCGATCGAATTGTCTCCGACTTTCACGTCCACGAAATCAACTTTCCGTTCTTCGCCTTGTGCTTCCACTTCTGCTCGTGCGGAAGCTTGTCCCGAACTGTTGATGGCGAAATGCATATGATAGGTTTGCAGTCCGAACGGGCTTTCAAATTGACTATGCCACGTGCCCCAGAGTTCGTTCTTGGGTTGGAATAAAAGCGGAGCGAATTCTTTCAAGCTTCGGCGCCATGTTTGCCATTCGTGCGCCGTTTCTGGTGAGAGGTAATAGTGAGCGTTGACTCCTAATTCTTTTAACTGCTCAACAGTTTCGGCGTGATTGCCGCTACGTCGCATTCGGCCTTCGCCACCGATTTCTTTGCTGCCGTAGCCGACGAAGACGAGGTTCACCAAGTCTTTGAAGCCTTCGTTGGTTTCAGCCTCTTGTTTGCTGATCGTAGCACCACTGAATAGACCAATGTGCGAGAACTTGTTGAGGTTTCGCAATGTGATCAGCTTCGTTTCCATGCTGCCCAGCGACAGACCCGCCATCGCCCGGTGGGGCTGATCAGTGAGAGTACGGAAGTTGGCGTCAACGAAAGGAATCAATTCGTCCACCAAGACCGTTTCAAAATCCTTGATGTCAAAACTGCGAAGTCCTCCGATTCGCACCCTGTTGGTCATTCCATAGGTCATCACGATGATGAACGGTTTTGCTTTCTGTTCTGCGATGAGGTTGTCCATGATCAGCCCGGCATGACCTTGGACGCTCCAGGCGTATTCGTTTTCACCCCAGCCGTGTTGCAGATACAACACGGGATAGCGTTGGTCATCAGCATTGTCGTAGCCCGGCGGTGTGTAGACAAAGGCGCGACGTTGGGAATCCGTGCTGTTTGAATGGAAGAAGATCTCACGAACATGCCCGTGGGGAACGTTCTTCAAGGCGTAAAAGTCGCGATCGTGAGCGGGGATCTCGATCCCGCTGCCCCAACGCATCGCTCCAAAGTAATACTTGCTGTTGGGGTCAGGTACGTGTGCACCATCGATGATCAGTTCATAATAGTGGAAGCCTTCATCAAGGGGACGTGAATAGCCTATCCAAGCTCCATCGTCACCTTTGACAAAATCAGTGCTGTCGCGAAATGTCGTTGCAACACTGTTTGCTTCTGGCGCAACCACGCGGAACTTGATGCGGCCTTGTGAATTAACTTTTGGATACTCTTTCCCTTCTTGGTTGGTTGATGCGGGCTGAAAGTCATCTTTGATGGCTTCTTCCAAATCCGTTGCAGGATTATCGCCGCTCGCTGGTCGATCTTGCGATTCAGTTGTTTCTTCGTTCTGCGCCGTCGAACCAGCCGATCCTTCTTGAAAAACCATTTGGGCGAATTGATACAGGTTGTTTCGCCAGTGGGTAGGGTCATGCGCATGGGAATCAACATTCCAAACGTGCGAAATGCCTTGTTCTTTCAGGTAGGTCTGCAATCGCTGACTGATGCGGATCAAACCATCTTTGTTGCCACATGATAAGTAAAGCAACTCAAGCTGATCTTCAGTCTTCTTTGGTTCCGGAATTAATTCTTCAGGAGCCTTCGTGTTCGGCGCCGATGAAAATCCGCCCACCCAAGCAAAGTTGTCCAGATGGGTCAGGCCAAAATTCAATGATTGTCCGCCGCCCATCGACAGGCCGGCAATCGCGCGATGCTTGCGATCCGTTGCGACCGAGTAAAGAGACTCAATCTTAGGGATCACATCATTGAGCAAGTCGTTTTCAAAAACAGCAAACGCAGGTGCTGCTTCAAAAACATTTCCTTCCGCTCGATCGTTTTTCTGGGCACGCCCGTTGGGCATGACCACAATCATCGGGACTGCTTTGCCATCGGCTATTAGGTTGTCCAACAGGACGTCGGGCGTTGCGAAACGTTGCCATTCGGTTTCGTCGCCACCAATGCCATGCAACAGATACAACACTGGGTATTTCATTCCATCCGAATATCCTGGCGGCGTGTAGACATTCATCTTCCGAGTCGTGCCAACGGTCTTCGATTCGTAGTCAATCATCTCCAACTTGCCGCGCGGAATGTCAAGGCGTTTCTTGACGATGCTGTCTGGCGGATCCGCAAAGATCTGCTTGTCATCCGGCCCAAGTTCGATTGGACCACCAAAACCACCTTGAGGTCTGCGGCGTTCTCGCTCGGCGGAAGCGTCTTCTTGTGCTACTGCAATCGGCAACGGTATTAGGCAGAACGAAAGCAAAACCAGGAACGTTCTCATTGATAATCTCTCGTTTCGTGAAGACCAGATAGGCGTAAGTCATCCAATCGGCTGCGTCATAGATGAACGCGATCGGAAGAGAAGCTTGAATGAAGGCACCGATTGCTTTGGACCCAGAACGTGCGTGTACGCATTAAATCACATTCTTAGGGCTCAGTTCCGACGATTCGATCAAATTCCGCAAATTTGCTGCCACTCAATGGATTGCCAGGAATTGCAGGCGAATCGAAGAGCCCGAGTCTCCTGTACTTCGGTGCGCCGAACACTTGGCTACTTCATTGCACCGCGCACTTGGTCGATTCGGATCGGGCCTATCGGCTACGCGACTTTCATCGTCTCCGCTAGACTAGCGCACCAATCGCCAACGAAACGCCGCGTACCGGAGCATTGGGAAATGTGCGTTTAGAGCAAGTCGCAGCACAATCGCATTATGATTTGTTGCGTGACTGTGGCCGGTTGATCACGCAGTGCCACCGAGGATTTTATGAAGTCATCGCAACAAGAACACGAGTTGCCGTTAGCGCTTCGTGCAGCCTACATGGCTCTCCACCGTAACACTGAAGCCAAATTTGCCACCCATGGAGTGACCGCAGATCAATTTGTATTGATGCTCGCCGTGGACGAAAACCGATCGCTGACTCAGCGTGAACTTGCAAAACGGATCTCCTCAGACCCCAGCACCGTCCGAGCCATGTTGGTGCTGTTGGAAAGGAACGGATTGATTCGGCGGGACGCGCACCCGAATGATCTTAGGGCCAAGACGGTGGAGTTAACTGCGAGCGGTAAACGGAAACTTCGCAAGCTATGGAAGGTTGGTCAATCCATTCGAGATGATATGTATGGTGCTATGTCGCCTGAGGAAACAACGATTCTCATTCGACTACTTCGATGCGTTTCTGAATCGCTTTACCTTGAAAATGCCGTCAGTCGTTGATCTTGATTCGATTGTTCTGCCTCTAATTGCCACTTAATTCGGGGAAGCAATAGGTACACCTCGTCGTTCGTCGATGAACGATCGCATGGAGCAAAATTTTGATTTCATTGCCAAGGCATCATGCAACGCGCCGCCAACAAGTCCACATCAATCCGGTCAGGCTTTCGTGGCAGCTAGTTTCGCTAATGCTTAGTACGTTGATGCTACCGGGATGCTTGCTCAACTCCTTGGCTTTGTTCGAGCACATGTGCATCGCAAGCTGACTTTGATGGGGATTGCCTGAGTCGGGTTGGCTGCTGCTGATTATGTGTATCGCCGTGGGGTTTTGCTACTGAGTTTTTGAAGGGCCGATGGCGTCACGAGTATCGGTTCTACGTTTCCTCCGCTTGCGGTCAGGGCCTGTGGTCGAGCAAATGCGGGCGCATCGGTGTGCGGTAGTGACAACGTCCCAGCCCGCTTCCAAATTCTGCGCCGCAACGGGCGACAAACCCCACCAAACCACTGCTCCCGCGAAAAAGTTCGAATCTGATTCGCTTTGGTACCTGAATTGCGACCGGTGAGTTTTGAGTGTTCGTGCGAGCGCCCTCGATTGGCGCCGATCTAGAAAGGGAGACGTGACGATGTCCGTAGTGCTAAGCGATGTCCAAGAGGGAAATGTGTTGGAGATTCGCGTGTGCGGGAACGACATCGAGAAACGGTTCGCTCTTTCGACGAAAGCGAAACTGACAACGCTCGATTGTGGTTGGCTGATTAACTATGTCTGCTAACCCTCGGAACGTGCATCCCGTTTACGATCTTTTTCCTCTCGAGATTGACGGTTTTGACACCTTGGCCGACTTGGCTTTGGACCTGCGATCGTCTTGGAATCACGCAACCGATGAAGTTTGGCGTCGACTCGATTCGGAATTATGGGAGATCACGCGCAACCCGTGGGTCGTTCTGCAAACCGTTTCGCGGCAACGTATCGAACATGTACTTGCCGATGCTGATTTTCGAGGCAAGGTTGATGCGTTGTGGAATGAGCGAAAGCGAACGGCAGAGCAACCGGCTTGGTTTCAGCAAACGCAGGTCAATTCCGCTTTGACGTGTGCCGCGTACTTCAGCATGGAATTCATGCTAAGCGACGCGTTGCCGATTTATTCGGGCGGGCTTGGCAACGTGGCGGGCGATCAGTTGAAGGCAGCCAGTGATTTGGGGGTGCCAGTGGTCGCGGTCGGGTTGTTGTATCAGCAAGGCTACTTTCGCCAAACCATCGATGACGCCGGCGTTCAACAAGCGCTTTACCCGTACAACGATCCTGGGCAATTACCGATTCTGCCACTACGCGATTCGGATGGCGAATGGCTGCGTTTGAAAATCGAATTGCCTGGGTACTCGGTTTGGCTGCGAGCTTGGCAAGTTCAAGTTGGGCGTGTGAAGTTGTATTTACTCGACAGCAATGACGCTGCCAACTTTCCCGTTCATCGGGGAATCACCAGCGAACTCTATGGCGGTGGTCCCGATCTGCGACTGAAACAAGAATTGATTTTGGGCATCGGCGGTTGGCGTTTGCTGGCGGAACTGGGGATTGCCCCCGAGGTTTGTCATCTGAACGAAGGGCACGCGGCGTTCGCGGTTTTGGAACGAGCTCGCGCATTCATGAAAGCGTCGGGCCAGCCGTTTGACATCGCGTTGGCGGTCACTCGAGCGGGAAACCTGTTCACGACGCATACTGCCGTCTCGGCTGGCTTCGACCGTTTTGAACCGAACCTGATCGAGCAGTATCTCGGACGGTATGCGCAGACGGAATTGGGCATTTCAACGGCGGACTTGTTAGCGCTTGGTCGCCAGAACCCGGCGGATGATTCCGAGCCGTTCAACATGGCGTACTTGGCGATTCGTGGAAGTGGCAGCGTCAACGGAGTGAGTCGGTTGCATGGCGAGGTCAGTCGGCGGCTCTTTACACCGTTGTTTCCCCAGTGGCCCGAAGACGAGGTTCCCGTGTCGCACGTCACTAACGGTGTGCACATGCCGAGTTGGGACTCGGCGGCTGCGGACGAGGTGTGGACTCGTTCGTGCGGTAAGGATCGTTGGTTGGGAACCAGCGAAACATTGTCGTGTGACATTGACCGCGTGCCCGACGAAACGCTTTGGCAGTTCCGCACCGATGCAACTCGTTCGTTGGTCGATTACGCTCGCCGTCGTTTGTCGCGACAGCTCGCTGCCTCTGGATCGCACGCTGACGATATCGAGGCTGCGAAACACTTGTTTGATCCCACCACATTGATGCTTGGGTTTGCACGTCGATTCGCGACCTACAAACGACCGAATCTGTTGCTGCATGATCCCGATCGCTTGCTGCGTCTGCTGACGAACCCTGAACGACCGGTGCAGTTGATTTTGGCTGGTAAGGCTCACCCGGCCGATAAAGCGGGGCAAGACTTGATCCGCCAATGGATAGATTTCATCCGGCACCCCGTCGCACGACAGCATGTGATTTTCTTAAGCGACTATGACATGTCGCTAACCGAACGCTTAGTTCAAGGTTGCGATGTGTGGGTCAATACACCGCGACGACCTTGGGAAGCTAGTGGGACGAGCGGGATGAAGGTGCTTGTTAACGGAGGCATCAATTTGTCGGAACTTGATGGTTGGTGGGCCGAAGCGTACACGCCGGAAGTCGGTTGGGCTATCGGTGACGGACAAGAACACCACGATGATCCTTATTGGGACGCGGTCGAAGCGGAACAACTTTACGACGTGTTGGAAAGGGAAGTCGTCCCCGAGTTTTATCAACGCAACGAAAACGGAATTCCGACGCGGTGGATCGCCCGAATGCGAGCCAGCATGTCTCGCTTGACTCCGCAGTACAGCGCCGTGCGGACGGTTCGCGAGTATACCGAGAAACACTACGTGCCCGCGGCGACGGCTTTTCGAGATCGAACCAAGCTAGGCGGTGCCGTGGGGACCAATATCGTTCACTGGGAGCGTTCGACACGAGAAAAGTGGGCGTCGTTGAAGTTCGGCGATCTGCGAGTGCAAACGAAGGCCCAAGAACATGTCTTCAGCGTTGATGTCTACCTCGATGGTCTCGATCCGAATTTCGTGAAAGTTGAACTGTACGCCAATGCAAACGAGAACCGATCGGTCGTTCGCGAAGTGATGATGCGAACTGAATCAAGCGATGCATCGAAGTCGAATGTGTCGAAGTTTGCAGACCCACAAAGTTCAACGCAGTCACTCAGTTCAGCCAATCATTGGGTGACGTACCGGGCGACTGTAGCGGCCAATCGTTCGGCCAACGATTTCACGCCACGCATCGTACCGATGCACGAAGGAGTTCACGTTCCATTGGAGCTCGGTCTGATACGGTGGCAACGATGAATCGAGAGCACATTCTTACCATCAACGCTGGGTCATCCAGTATCAAGTTCGCGGTTTACCAAATCGCGGCGTCCCAGTTCGCAGCGTCCCAGTTCGCGGAGTACCAGGGGGATGATTCCATGCGAGTTGGTATCAGTGGTACGCTCGATCGTATAGGGAAAGACGAGACCCGGCTCACGTTTAGGAGCCAAGATCACGCTCGATCGCACACCGTCGAATGCCAAGCTTCGGACCATGCTGACGCGATTGATTTTTTGATGGATTGGTTCGAGTCCGAGAAGGTTTCCGCCGATGTGGCTGCGGTTGGACATCGCATCGTTCACGCAACGCCACTGGCTCACCCCGAAGTCGTGACACCGGAATTGCTTGACGAGTTGTACCGGGATTGTTCCTTCGCGCCGCAACATTTGGTCAATGAGTTGGCAATCGTTCAAGCGTGCCGCCGCCGCATGCCCGACGTTCCGCAGGTGTTGTGTTTCGATTCGTCGTTTCATCATACGATGCCACGCGTTGCATCGACGCTTGCGATCCCTCGGCGGTATCAGTCCAAGGGCATCAAGCGTTATGGGTACCACGGATTGTCTTACACCTATCTGATGCAAGAGCTAAGGCGACTCGGTGACCCAGCGGCCAGCGAAGGACGCGTGATATTGGCTCATCTTGGCAACGGCGCGAGCATGGCGGCGGTTCTTGACGGCAAGTGCATCGACACCAGCATGGGTTTTACACCGGCGGCCGGATTGCCAATGGGGTCACGCAGCGGGGATTTGGATCCGGGATTGTTCAGTTACATGGTGCAGCGCGAGGGATTAAAGCCAGAGGAGTTTTTCAGGATGGCAAATCATGAATCGGGTTTGCTGGGGATCTCGGAGACTAGTTCTGACATGCGTGACTTGTTGGCGATTGAGTCGACGGACGTTCGCGCCGCCGAGGCGATTGACGTGTTCTGCTATCAAGCCAAGAAATTGATCGGCGCTTATGCCGCGGCGCTGGGCGGACTTGACACGCTGGTTTTTTCTGGCGGTATTGGTGAACGCTCGCCCGAAGTTCGCGCACGGATATGTGCCTCGTTGAAATTCTTGGGCATTGCGCTGAACGATCAATGCAACTCCAAAAACGAATGCCTGATTTCAGACACGCCATCATCGGTCAATGTTCGGGTGATCCCCACGGACGAACAGATCGTTATCGCCAACTCAGTCGCGGACGTGGTCAAACGCCTGCACTCGCAGTCCGATGCTAGAACCGCGTCGCTTTTCCCAACCCCATCTCAACGTCAAGGAACCGAGTCATGAACATGGTCCAGGAACATTACACACTTGCGCCGGAAATGTTGCGAAAGATCGACGCGTACTGGCGGGCGGCCAATTATTTATCGGTCGGCCAGATCTACCTCTATGACAATCCACTGCTCAGACGGCCGCTCGAACTTTCCGACGTCAAACACATGCTGCTAGGGCACTGGGGGACAACACCGGGTCAGAACTTCATCTACGCCCACTTGAATCGGATCATCAAGCAATACGATCTGGACATGATCTATGTTTCGGGTCCCGGTCACGGCGGTCCATCGGTCGTCGCGAACACGTATTTGGAAGGAACCTACAGCGAGATTTATCCCGAAATAAGCCGGGACGAAGCCGGTTTGCGTAAGTTGTTCATTCAATTTTCGTTTCCTGGCGGCATCCCCAGTCACGCATCGCCCGAGTGTCCAGGTTCGATTCACGAAGGCGGCGAACTCGGCTATTCGCTGAGCCATTCCTTCGGCGCGGTGTTTGACAATCCCGATTTGATCGTCGCCTGTGTCGTCGGCGATGGTGAAGCGGAAACGGGACCCTTGGCTACGGCTTGGCATTCAAACAAGTTCCTCAATCCCGCCAACGACGGCGCGGTGCTGCCGATTTTGCACCTGAACGGTTACAAGATCGCGAACCCCACCGTGTTGGCTCGTATCGAGCACGAGGAACTGGACCAGCTTATCCGTGGATACGGTTGGACGCCGCACTTTGTGGAAGGCGACGATCCCGAAGAGATGCACGAGGCCATGGCAGCAACGTTGGATTCGTGCATCGAACAAATTCAAGCCATCCAGCATGATGCGCGCGAGTTTGGCAACATGACGCGGCCACGCTGGCCGATGATCGTCTTGAAATCGCCGAAGGGATGGACCGGTCCCAAAGTAGTCGACGGGGTTCCGATCGAAGGCACCTTTCACGCTCACCAGGTTCCGCTTTCTGATCCTGCAAAGCATCCCGAGCACCTGCAAATGTTGGAGGATTGGCTGCGAAGTTATCGACCCGATGAGTTGTTCGACGATGCGGGGCGATTGAGACCTGATATCGCCGAACTGGCTCCGACCGGCACGCGTCGTATGGGGGCCAATCCGCATGCCAACGGCGGCATGTTGCTTCGTGAACTGAAAATGCCTAACTATCGTGACTACGCCATCGACGTTTCCCCGCGAGGCGTCATGGGTATCGGTGATACCCATGCGATGGGACCCTTCATCCGCGACATCATTGAACTCAATGCCGAGCAAATGAATTTTCGCGTGTTCGGACCCGACGAAACCGCGTCGAATGGTTTGGAAGCGGTCTTCGACGTTACGTCACGTCAATGGGTTGCGAGAACGCAGTCCAATGACGAATTCCTCGCACCGGCCGGCCGAGTCTTGGAAATGCTTAGCGAACATCAATGCCAAGGATGGTTAGAAGGCTACCTACTGACCGGTCGTCACGGGTTGTTCAATTGTTACGAAGCGTTCGTTCATATTGTCGATTCGATGTTCAACCAGCACGCGAAGTGGTTGAAAGTCACCAACGGATTGCCGTGGCGACACAAGATCGCATCGTTGAATTACTTGTTGGCATCGCACGTTTGGCGACAAGATCATAACGGGTTTACGCATCAAGATCCTGGATTCGTTGACTTGGTTGTCAACAAGAAAGCATCGGTGGTGCGAGTTTACCTGCCGCCCGATACGAATTGTTTGTTGTCGGTGATGGATCACTGTCTGCG from Rubripirellula amarantea encodes:
- a CDS encoding phosphoketolase family protein; translated protein: MNMVQEHYTLAPEMLRKIDAYWRAANYLSVGQIYLYDNPLLRRPLELSDVKHMLLGHWGTTPGQNFIYAHLNRIIKQYDLDMIYVSGPGHGGPSVVANTYLEGTYSEIYPEISRDEAGLRKLFIQFSFPGGIPSHASPECPGSIHEGGELGYSLSHSFGAVFDNPDLIVACVVGDGEAETGPLATAWHSNKFLNPANDGAVLPILHLNGYKIANPTVLARIEHEELDQLIRGYGWTPHFVEGDDPEEMHEAMAATLDSCIEQIQAIQHDAREFGNMTRPRWPMIVLKSPKGWTGPKVVDGVPIEGTFHAHQVPLSDPAKHPEHLQMLEDWLRSYRPDELFDDAGRLRPDIAELAPTGTRRMGANPHANGGMLLRELKMPNYRDYAIDVSPRGVMGIGDTHAMGPFIRDIIELNAEQMNFRVFGPDETASNGLEAVFDVTSRQWVARTQSNDEFLAPAGRVLEMLSEHQCQGWLEGYLLTGRHGLFNCYEAFVHIVDSMFNQHAKWLKVTNGLPWRHKIASLNYLLASHVWRQDHNGFTHQDPGFVDLVVNKKASVVRVYLPPDTNCLLSVMDHCLRSRHYVNVVIAGKHPAPQWLSITAAEKHCADGIGIWDWASNDDGGEPDVVMACCGDVPTLETLAAVSILREHLPELKVRVVNIVDLMKLQPHNEHPHGLADPGFDALFTKDKPVIFAFHAYPWLIHRLTYRRTNHENFHVRGYKEEGTITTPFDMTVLNDLDRFHLVMDVIDRVPQTGKKGQTLKRQLIDKLAEHRQYICKNGRDMPEIRDWRWEGK
- the glgP gene encoding alpha-glucan family phosphorylase, translated to MSANPRNVHPVYDLFPLEIDGFDTLADLALDLRSSWNHATDEVWRRLDSELWEITRNPWVVLQTVSRQRIEHVLADADFRGKVDALWNERKRTAEQPAWFQQTQVNSALTCAAYFSMEFMLSDALPIYSGGLGNVAGDQLKAASDLGVPVVAVGLLYQQGYFRQTIDDAGVQQALYPYNDPGQLPILPLRDSDGEWLRLKIELPGYSVWLRAWQVQVGRVKLYLLDSNDAANFPVHRGITSELYGGGPDLRLKQELILGIGGWRLLAELGIAPEVCHLNEGHAAFAVLERARAFMKASGQPFDIALAVTRAGNLFTTHTAVSAGFDRFEPNLIEQYLGRYAQTELGISTADLLALGRQNPADDSEPFNMAYLAIRGSGSVNGVSRLHGEVSRRLFTPLFPQWPEDEVPVSHVTNGVHMPSWDSAAADEVWTRSCGKDRWLGTSETLSCDIDRVPDETLWQFRTDATRSLVDYARRRLSRQLAASGSHADDIEAAKHLFDPTTLMLGFARRFATYKRPNLLLHDPDRLLRLLTNPERPVQLILAGKAHPADKAGQDLIRQWIDFIRHPVARQHVIFLSDYDMSLTERLVQGCDVWVNTPRRPWEASGTSGMKVLVNGGINLSELDGWWAEAYTPEVGWAIGDGQEHHDDPYWDAVEAEQLYDVLEREVVPEFYQRNENGIPTRWIARMRASMSRLTPQYSAVRTVREYTEKHYVPAATAFRDRTKLGGAVGTNIVHWERSTREKWASLKFGDLRVQTKAQEHVFSVDVYLDGLDPNFVKVELYANANENRSVVREVMMRTESSDASKSNVSKFADPQSSTQSLSSANHWVTYRATVAANRSANDFTPRIVPMHEGVHVPLELGLIRWQR
- a CDS encoding endo-1,4-beta-xylanase: MRTFLVLLSFCLIPLPIAVAQEDASAERERRRPQGGFGGPIELGPDDKQIFADPPDSIVKKRLDIPRGKLEMIDYESKTVGTTRKMNVYTPPGYSDGMKYPVLYLLHGIGGDETEWQRFATPDVLLDNLIADGKAVPMIVVMPNGRAQKNDRAEGNVFEAAPAFAVFENDLLNDVIPKIESLYSVATDRKHRAIAGLSMGGGQSLNFGLTHLDNFAWVGGFSSAPNTKAPEELIPEPKKTEDQLELLYLSCGNKDGLIRISQRLQTYLKEQGISHVWNVDSHAHDPTHWRNNLYQFAQMVFQEGSAGSTAQNEETTESQDRPASGDNPATDLEEAIKDDFQPASTNQEGKEYPKVNSQGRIKFRVVAPEANSVATTFRDSTDFVKGDDGAWIGYSRPLDEGFHYYELIIDGAHVPDPNSKYYFGAMRWGSGIEIPAHDRDFYALKNVPHGHVREIFFHSNSTDSQRRAFVYTPPGYDNADDQRYPVLYLQHGWGENEYAWSVQGHAGLIMDNLIAEQKAKPFIIVMTYGMTNRVRIGGLRSFDIKDFETVLVDELIPFVDANFRTLTDQPHRAMAGLSLGSMETKLITLRNLNKFSHIGLFSGATISKQEAETNEGFKDLVNLVFVGYGSKEIGGEGRMRRSGNHAETVEQLKELGVNAHYYLSPETAHEWQTWRRSLKEFAPLLFQPKNELWGTWHSQFESPFGLQTYHMHFAINSSGQASARAEVEAQGEERKVDFVDVKVGDNSIAFTEVRQFGEREFRIEYSGKLNGKELVLIRPIGERGGQESIATRELPEPTSQESVAPVVEVRIDRHIKDAFHDSFLIGMAGDLPSRYSDEELELTAKHFAAITPENCMKPERVHPAENRWNFEPTDALVEWAEKYDMTIHGHTLVWHAQTPSWFFKGSDFETIKRRMKQHIETLAGRYQGKLQSWDVVNEAINDGGDSETAKTENLRNSNWLQSLGPEFLTLAFQFARQADPEATLYYNDYNIESGPKHASSMVLLKRLLADGAPVDAVGIQGHWRSGQVPFADIEKAIIDYASLGLKVSITELDVTIRGESGGQFGGRRFRRSVPPSLDDLNAQADDYAKLFAIFKKHEDVIERVTFWGLNDRRTWRWGQHPLLFDANNNPKPAYASIIDLATDDDVDVELDSPNQVEVEDGGRGPFSAIATESPTLSGMTIFRPKNLSPFGSERNLPVLLWGNGACANTTEEHKNFLNEIASHGYIVLGVGPLDQLDHRSELSRQRTHSSQLLAALDWITTQNAKRDSIYFGKVETTKVAAMGMSCGGLQAIEISGDPRITTTVVCNSGILPTRSPLATMPNLSKDNLKKFHGPVLYIMGGPSDIAYDNAMDDFSRVDHVPIVMTNMDVGHGGTYRRPHGGEYAPVALAWLDWHLKGKQAAAKMFAGEDIELERDPDWTIETKNLAR
- a CDS encoding MarR family winged helix-turn-helix transcriptional regulator yields the protein MKSSQQEHELPLALRAAYMALHRNTEAKFATHGVTADQFVLMLAVDENRSLTQRELAKRISSDPSTVRAMLVLLERNGLIRRDAHPNDLRAKTVELTASGKRKLRKLWKVGQSIRDDMYGAMSPEETTILIRLLRCVSESLYLENAVSR
- a CDS encoding acetate/propionate family kinase, which encodes MNREHILTINAGSSSIKFAVYQIAASQFAASQFAEYQGDDSMRVGISGTLDRIGKDETRLTFRSQDHARSHTVECQASDHADAIDFLMDWFESEKVSADVAAVGHRIVHATPLAHPEVVTPELLDELYRDCSFAPQHLVNELAIVQACRRRMPDVPQVLCFDSSFHHTMPRVASTLAIPRRYQSKGIKRYGYHGLSYTYLMQELRRLGDPAASEGRVILAHLGNGASMAAVLDGKCIDTSMGFTPAAGLPMGSRSGDLDPGLFSYMVQREGLKPEEFFRMANHESGLLGISETSSDMRDLLAIESTDVRAAEAIDVFCYQAKKLIGAYAAALGGLDTLVFSGGIGERSPEVRARICASLKFLGIALNDQCNSKNECLISDTPSSVNVRVIPTDEQIVIANSVADVVKRLHSQSDARTASLFPTPSQRQGTES